TGCAAAGCTTTTCGTGTGGTTTAGGAATTAATTGAGTAGCATTTTTTACAAATTCTGAATAGTATTTGTGTTTTTCTTGAATTGTAAGAATAATGCCGTCTTTTTTTTTAGGGTTAAAAAATGTGGTGAGTTGCTTTGTATACTTAATTCCACAAAAAATTCTCCATTTTTCTTTATGATTAGCTTTAATATAGTTTAATAAAAAATCTCCGACGGAAGGATTTATAAAACTAAAACTATTGATGCCTGTATCAGAGTCGATTGTGCTTTTTATGAGGCCATCCATAAGTTTTTTTATTGCTCCGTTAAAAGCATCATGTTCAAGTTTAAAACCATGGTGATCAATCTCAAATTTATATCTTTGATCAAAGGCAGTTTCTAATGTTGGCATATCGATGTTATATCCGCCTAAACTTAATAACGTTGTCAGTACAAATCGGTCAACATCATTTAGTTGCTTCTCATAAGCATCTTTCCATATTTCTTCGGGATTGTCAAGATTATGGAAGATAAAATCATGTAAATTTTTAATGCTGCTATTTTTGAAATTATGACTTTGAGTGATAAATTCAATTAGCCTGGGAGCATAATTTTTGTGTTCAATTATTTTTAAATAACTTTTATCCTTCATCATTACACTATAAAGCTCTTCTGTAATATTTGATTGAAAAAGATGATTATAAAGTATCTGTGCCTTATTGAGTAAATTGTAGTCATCAATTTTTAATTCATATTTAGAAATTGATGAAAGTTTCTGTCTTCTAAATTTATCATAAGCATAATTTGCTTGATTTAGGATTGTTGTCCTGGTAGTTAAAATTAAATACTTGTTTTTTAAGGCTTTTATTCGCTCTATGAAATTGACAACTACAGATTCTGTATTTTTTGGGTTTGTAAGTTCATATATATTAGATCCGAGGAAGTCATCAAAAAATATAATTTGTTTCTTTTCAGGATCTGGACTAATTAATTCCCCGGCATCTTTCAAAGTATCATCAACATGAATAAGTTCGAAGCCTTTTGCTAGAAGATTACATATTAGTAAATAAGCAATTGTGGTTTTGCCAACACCAGGATCTCCAGAAATGATTAAAAAATTATTCTCTTTAAGTTTATCGACAGCTTCCTCAAAGTTGCTGGTGTGAACGTATAGTCCAACTTTCTGAATGATTTTCTCTTGATAGAATTCTGATCTTCCTTTGATTCCGTTATGTAGTATTCTTTGCAAAACTGAAGTACTGGTAATCCATAGCTTATAGAATTTCTCTTCAATACTTTTATTCTGGCTTAATAAAGATGCGATTTGATCCGCCCCGTATATATCGTTAGAATTTTTTACAAGAGGACTTAACTCTTTGAGCAAGGTGTCAGTTTCAGAAGGATTTAAGCCTAGAGATGTTGCTATAATATACCGCTCTGGTTTTGGATCCAATTTTGCCATGTTTGGTTTTTCAACATGGATTAACTTATGTTTTAAATCTGAAAATTTAGAATTTGTATAATGCTTTGCCTGAATTACTATTTCATTGTTTTTTATTGCTGAGAACCTTAAGTCTATACCTTTATCCTTCCCTTTTTTAAAGTTTTGTAGTCTAACTCCTAGCTCTATTTCAAGGAGATCTTTACACAGCTCTTCAAATTCTTTATCATTAAGTACACTTAGGTTATAATTCATTTCTATGGCGTTAATTTTATGAAACCCGATTTTTTCCCTAATTGCTAAGTTATAATTTTTGTTGAAGAATAATAAGCCTTTAAAGTTCAGGTGCCAATGAGCCTGGCTCCTGAGATTTTCATCGCCTGTGCTTATGTTGAATCCAGTAGAGGAGGAATAAAGTCGAAACAGAATTAAAACTAAAATCCTTTAAGACAAAGTGAGCTGCCTATTGTATTGCTTAAGTATAAATCACTTCAAAGCTACCATAAGATGCCATTTCAGCCGAGTGGTGTACTCTGAGGTTGAGTTTCATTTTTTCAATTAACTCCTTGGCAAAAGTGATGCTGCTATGCAAATCATGCATGCCGCGGATTTCAATACCCCTGGCCAGCATTTTAAATTTTTGAGGGTCAAATTTTTCTATAAATTTTTGAAGATCGGTAGTGGTATTCGCTGCTGTTTTTTTCATAGGGTAGGTTTCTAATGGTAGATGTAGGGTAAATGCATTTGAATTGCTTTCACAAAACTAATGGTTTAATTTTAAAATACTAATATTTTTAGTAATTTATTTTTGAATTACCAATGTGTTTAGCCTAGCTTTGTAAGGTTAAAACATTGGGTGATGCAAAGAACAGGATATACACATGACGGCTATTTGTGGCAGCTGGAATACCGGGATACGCTTAAACTGCTGGAGGAAAAGATCATATTGTTTTTAAGGCTGAATGAAAAACTGCGCAATAATATTCAAAACAAAAGCCGTTTTGTCAGCAATAAGGTGGAGTTTGTTGAGTTTAACTTGCTGGAGTTTGCTGAGGGCTACAGGGCAAAGTTCATTGATCCGGATATGGAAAAGTATTGTCTCCGGTTTATGGAACTGCTAAAGCCTGTTTTGACTGGTTTTGTAAAGGAGATCGGTTATTCAGCAAATAGCTTCCGTTTTCGTTTTAGGTACGGAGGAAGGGTATTTGAGAAGGGTATGGGGATTACAATTCCAAAGGAATCCGGAGAGGAATAGGTTTTGGTATTTCTGGTCTAAACTAGGCTGGTACTCATGCCGTTTCATACAGATCTTGCAGTGCATCAAACCTGGCTTTGTAGGTAAAGTTTGCTTTTTCCAGTACACGTTTTGCAGCTATGTTTTTTCGGTTGACTACTGCGCCTATGCTTTCAATGCCTTGGTTTAGGATGGCATCTACTACTGCTGGCAGAATCTCGGTCATGATGTAGCATCCGGTAGCGGAGCTGCTGAGGTAGAATTCGATAAAGTAAGGGTAGGCTTTGATGTTGTAAAATTCCCTGGCCATTTCCGGGGAGATGATGTCAATCAGGCCAATGACTTTATCTAGTTTTTTGTCGTGGATAAAATGGATATGGTTTCTTCCAGAGTGTGAGCCCAATATCATGGTTTGAAGAAAAGTTTCTGCTTCTTTGAGATTGTTGATTCTTTTGGCTGGTAAGTATTTCAGGGTTCTGTCGTCGGAGAGGATGGTGTAAATATCTGCGACTAGCTGATCGTATTTTTGTAGGTCTTCTGAGCGGAAAGGGTGGATGAGCAGGTGATCATTTTCAAAAGCAATGGGTTTGAGCATATATAGTATCCGGTTTTTAAGGAAAATGCTTATTTACCTGAGTGCCTTTTCTGGCATAAAGTCCTTAGGAGACAATCCAAAATGATCTGCCAGTTTGTTAATGTGGTTCACATTGTATTTCGCTCTCTTATTTGGATTTTCAATGTTAGCAACAAAAGATTGTCCGACACCGATTACGAAACCAATGTCTGCCTGGTTAAGGCCATTATCCATCCTTAACTTTGTAACAAAATCTACGATATACTGCTCTATTGGTGTTAAAAGTGACTCTTTCATAAATCACCACTAAGCAATGCAAAAGATTTTTTGCATATATGACACAGGTGTCATATATTTGATTTATTGTAAACATAAGGTTAATGGATTAAAATAGTTGTGAATAAAATAAAGTTTCCTCATTAAGAGGTATTAATTCAAAGAGTCTCGTCGCGATAAGTTTGACAGCCATGACGCGAGGCAGTAAGAACTAATGCCCATATCAACTTAAAGTGTATATCTTTGCGCTTAAGACAGGTATGGGCCTTACTGTAAATCCATGTCTTGGCTGTCAACTAAGAAGCGGTGGTAAGTAGGGCCCTGCCTGTCTTACCATAAAACTAGGCTCGCATAAATCAGCGAGATATGAAAATTGATACATCAATCGATATCCATTCTATATTAGATTTTTTTGAAAATTTTTTAAAATTTCAAAAACGTCGGTTCCGCTATCGTTTTCGATCTTACCAAATGGTCAATTTCGAGAGTAGCGATTTTGTGAATTGACCACCCTTGGATAATTTCAAATAATAATTTGAATATTGCGTGATAATGTATTTTTAGGTAAATTTAAAATAGCTGTAATGCAGTGCATTAAGTTGGGAAAATGGGAAAAGCAATACATAGACTGATCAACGAAGCTGAACTCTTTGCAGGGGTAGCGATGGGTGATGAACATTGCTTTGAAGTAATCTATAATCACTATGCCCAGCGTCTGTTTCCTTTTGTAGATAAGAAGGTTCGTTCGCGGAGTCTGACCGAAGAAATCATTCAGGACATTTTTGTGCAGTTGTGGATCAACCGCCATTTGCTGGAGAATGTTCAGTACCCTACAACGTACCTTTTTAACATTGCAGCCAATAAGACCCTTGCCTATTTAAGGAAAATTTCCAATAACCAGAAGCTGGTAGATAAAATGGCTTCGGCTTTTCCGGATTATACCAATGAGACAGAGGAGCAACTGATAGTAGAGGAGAGCGCCAGGGTCATTGAGCTTGCGGTATCGCAATTACCGGAACAACGCCGCCTGATCTGGGAGCTGAGCCGCAATGAGGGGCTTAGCCATAAACAGATTGCAGAAAGGCTTGGAATTTCTTCAAGTACGGTGAACAATCAGCTTGGTCATGCGATGCAGCATGTACGTGAAGTGCTGGACAAACGCGCAAATCTGCTGACCTTATCAATAATTATTTTGCTGTCAGACAGCAAGTTGTGATTTATTTTTTTTACTGAATAGTTATACTTCCTTTTAGGATACTCTTATCCATAAACATTAGGATAATAATCAGTTAACAATAAATACATCATAATGGCCGAAAATCCATCTCATATTGAAATTTTATACCGCAGGTTCAGTAATGCGGAAGCCTCTGAAGAGGAAGTGAGGGAAATGTTTCGCTTGATAGCACGGCGACAAGATGATCCTGAGCTAATCAGTTTACTGGAAGCTGAACTGGAAATGAGCAATCTTGAAGATGATGAGCCTGAAAGAAGGGCGCTGGTATTGCGTAAGATCAAAAAAGTGATTGCAGTTATTGATGGTAAACCGGGAAGACCGGTAGGAAAAAGAAATTTTAAATGGCCGCTGATTATCGCTGCGGCTTCTGTAGTTGGGGTACTAAGTATCGGACTTTATTTTTATACCTCTCAGTGGAGATCGAATGTTCAGATAACAGAAATTGCTGATCAGGCTGGTATCAGGCCAGGTAAACAAGGAGCTACACTGATTTTGGCAAATGGAAAAAAAATTACACTGGCGGATGCACAAAACGGGGAGTTGGCTAAAGAGGCCGGGGTGGTAATTTCTAAAACTGCTGATGGCCAAGTAGTCTATGAGATCCTGAAACAAGTTCAGGATGACGCTAACAAAATGAATACATTAACCACTGCCAAAGGGGAAACCTACCAGTTACGCTTGCCTGATGGTTCTTTGGTATGGCTGAATGCAGCGTCAAGCCTGACTTATCCTGCCAGTCTCAATGAAGGCGGACTGCGGAAAGTAACACTTGAGGGGGAAGCATATTTTGAGATCGCGAAAGATAAGGCGCATCCCTTTGTAGTGGAAAGCAGAAAGCAGCGGGTAACGGTATTGGGGACCCATTTTAATGTAAATGCCTATGCAGATGAGCCGGTGATTAAAACGACTTTGCTGGAAGGAAGTGTGCGGGTTTCTGAGGGGACGGCAACGCAGTTACTTGTTCCCGGTTGTGAGGCGGTAAATGCTGCTGATGGTAAAATTGTACTGAACAGGGTGGATACGGAGCTGGCGGTGGCCTGGAAGGATAACAATTTTGTGTTTGCAAATGAGCGGATTGAAACGGTGATGAAAATGCTGGAACGCTGGTATGATGTGCAGGTGGTTTACCAGGGGGAAATGCCTCAGGAGAAATTTAGGGGAGCGGTTTCCCGCTTTGACAATATTGCCAAAGTGCTCAACATATTACAGTCTACGGGAAGTGTCCGGTTTAAAATTGAAGGGAAGAAAATTTACGTTTCAAAGTAATCAATTGAAATGTTCATATCATTAACGCTTTTATCTCCTATTGAAATAGAGTTAACAGGATTATTCATTTAAATGTAACAGGATGATAAAAGAAATACGAGTCTGATGTTAAAGCTTATGGGCTGGGGAAGTGGTTCATAAGAAAAACAAAACCGGGGATGTTTGCGCATTCCCGGTTTAATCCAGCTTCCGTTAAATAAATCAACTAAAGCTCAGCTGCCCAGAACTTCGAAGCAAAAGGCATGCTGATAAACTGAACAAGGCAAATGTATAAAAAGTATTCCATAAAACGTGGTGTACCAGAAAGGTGCATCCATAAAATCCTGCTAATTATGCGATTAACCACCGTCATATTGATAGCGTCCCTAATGCAAGTCAGCGCTGCTGGCCTTGCACAGAAAGTCACTTTGTCTAAATCCAATGCAGAGCTGGAGCTGGTTTTAAAAGAACTGCGCAGGCAAACGGGATTTAATTTTGTGTACACTGATTTACAAATCAGTAAGTCAAAACCTGTAAATATTAATGTAAAAGAGGTTCCGCTAGAACTGGTACTGGATGAGGTATTTAAAGACCAGCCGCTTGTATTCGCAATAGACAGTAAGACGGTGATCATCAAAGAAAAGAAAAAATCCTACCTGGAAACGGTCATTGCCCGGTTTCAGGCGATAGATGTGCGGGGCCGTGTAGTAGACACGCTGGGCAATGGCCTTGCCGGGGCCAATGTGCGGGTAAAGAATGGTAAGGGGGCGGTAGTGACTTCGGCCAATGGTGATTTTTACTTGCCCAAGGTGGATGAAGGAGCCGTGCTGGTGATTTCTTACCTGGGCTATTTAACTAGGGAAGTGGCAGTGAACAAAGACTTTAACAATATTGTGCTGAACCAGAGCAGCTCAGCCTTGGATGTGGTAGAGATCCAGGCTTATACCAGCACCACTAAGCGTTTGAGTTTAGCGAATATTGCGACGGTGAAAGCAGAAGATATTGTCAAATCACCGGTACAGAATGTGCTGTTGGCGATACAGGGAAGGGTACCGGGGATTGTGATCACACAGCAAAATGGTTATGCGGGGAGTGGGGTTAAGGTACAGATACAGGGCCAAAATAGCATTGATAATGGCAATGATCCCTTATACGTGATAGACGGGGTGCCTTATTTTTCAGATTTGAGCAATGGCGATATTGGCAATCAATTAATTGGGGGTGCTAAACCCTTAAATTTTATAGACCCCTTAAGTATTGAATCCATAGACATTTTAAAAGATGCTGCAGCTACGTCCATTTATGGCTCCCGTGCGGCCAATGGGGCTATTCTTATCACCACTAAAAAAGGTAAGGCAGGTGCATCTAAAATAGACCTGAACCTGCAGCAGGGCATAGGCCAGGTAAGCCGCAAGGCCGATCTACTGAATACACAGCAATACTTGGCCATGAGGAAAGAGGCTTTTAAAAATGACGGACTCCCTGTACCCAATAGCAGCACAATCCCGGATCCCTCTAATTATGACCTGACGGTATACGATCAGGACCGGTATACCGACTGGCAGAAGGTTTTGGTCGGTGGTACTGCACATTACACCAGTTTAAACGGCAACATTTCCGGGGGCAGTGGTAATACCACTTTCCTTTTGGGAGGAACCTATAAGCGGCAAACAGCCGTGATACCGGATGATTTTGCAGACCAGAACGGCAGTTTACTGCTCAACCTGGGCAATACCTCGGCCAATCAGCGTTTCCGGATCAATTTTTCGGCAGGTTACCAGCTGGATGACAATAATATTATAAATAGGAATTTAATGAATGATGCCCTTCATTTAGTGCCGAATGCTCCCGCGCTGTATACGGCTGATGGCAAACTGAACTGGGAACCGATTCAATCGGGAATCAATACCATCTCAACCTGGTTTAACCCACTTCGTTATCTGAACAGTAAATTTGTTTCGAAGACATCGGGGCTGAACAGCAATTTGAGCCTGGGTTATGAATTGATGGAAGGTTTAACGCTGAAAACCGTCTTTGGCTATACCCGTTTAAATTCAGAAAATAAATTATTAAACTACCAAGAGGTTACCCCACCGGAATATAGGAATGTATATAGTAGGAGTTCAATATTCAGTTACAACAGCAACCAGAGTTATTCTATTTCGCCCCAGCTGAGCTATAAAGGACAAGTTGGAAAAGGGCTGCTCAGTTTGCTGATTGCTGCAGAACTCCAGGGAAATAAAACTTTTGGCCAGCAATTGACAGGGTATGGATACAGCAGCGACCTGATACTGGAGAACATCAGTGCGGCTCCTTTTAAATTTGCATCTACTACGGCTGCGAGTCAATACCGCTACAATGCGCTTTTTGGGGTGGCCGGTTACAATTGGCAGGACCAGTACCTGGCTGAACTGAGCATCCGCCGGGATGGTAGTTCGCGTTTTGGTGCAGAAAACCAGTTTCACAATTTTGGCAATTTAGCTATAGGCTGGGTATTCAGCAAGGCGGAATTCCTGAAAAATAGCTTAAGCTGGTTAAGTTTTGGCAAACTAAGGGCCAGTTATGGGACCACTGGTAATGACGGGATAGGAAATTACCGGTTTTTGTCTGCTTATGAAAGTGTTTCTGCAGCAGTACCCTACCAGGGAATTGTAAGTTCTTATCCCAGCAGAATATCCAATCCTTATTTGCAATGGGAAGAAACCAGGAAATTGAATGTAGGGCTGGATCTTGGCTTTGCCAAAGACAGGGTTTTGATAAATGTAAACTTTTATCGGAACCGGAGCAGCAACCAGTTGCTCAGTTATGCCTTGCCGGCAACTGCCGGCTTTGGAGGGGTAGACCTGAACTTCCCGGCAGTGGTACAGAATTCAGGTATAGAGCTGGAACTGAACACAGTCAATATCCAAAGCCGTGCTTTTACCTGGAGCAGTTCCTTTAACCTCAGCATCCCCCGGAATAAACTGATTGCCTTTCCAGATCTGGAAACCTCGAGCTATGCAAATCAGCTGGTGGTTGGGCAGCGGCTGTCTGTAAAGTCAGGGTTATACGTTCCTTATGAAGGAGTCGACCCAGCTACTGGTTTATACCGCTTTCGCAAAGCGGATGGCTCCTTGAGTTCGGGTAACCTTTCTTATCCTGAAGATTATACCGGTGTGGCAAATCTGGATCCCCGGTTTTATGGTGGGCTGAGCAATACTTTGCGCTATAAAGGATGGAGCCTGTATTTTTTGTTGAGTTTTAATAAACAAACTAAAATAGGAGGGACGACTGGAGGGTTTTTATCTCCTGGATTCTCTGGTGGTGATGGACAGGGCAATCAATGGGTTGATGCGCTGAACAATCCCTGGAGAGCTAGGGGCGATCAAGCAGAGACCAGGAAGTATGGTACGGCTCCGTTTCCTGATGATTATGTTCTCCTAGGAGTTAGTAGTAAATTCGTTCAGGATGCATCTTTTATCCGGCTTAGGAATGTTTCTCTATCCTGTCAGTTTCCAAAGCCTTGGATGGACAAGCTGCGTATACAACAGGCAAGGATCTTTATGCAGGGGCAGAACCTGCTGACCATTACGCGCTATAAGGGCCTTGATCCTGAAACCGGTGATTCGGCATTGCCCCCGCTCCGGCTGATGACCATGGGCGTTCAATTAACCTTTTAAACAAGATTATGATGAATAATTTAAATAACAACCGCAGGCCTTATCTTATAGCCCTATTATGCATGCTGCTGTCTTCAGGTATGTTGTGCAGCTGTAAGAAACTCCTGAGCATAGATCCTCCAATTAATTCGGTTACCCAGACTAATGTTTACAGTACAGATGACACCGCTATAGGCGTATTGACCAATTTATATGTGCAAATTGGTGATCCGTTTCGGAATGCGGTTATGCCAATTTATATGGGGCTTTCTGCAGATGAACTTCAGCTTTATGTGAACAATGATGATAGCCGTAATAGGCATTTTCAAAATAACTTGCAGGCCATGAACCCCGGTAGAACATACGATTTCTGGACCGATGAATATAAAATGATTTTTGTGTGCAACCAGGCTATTGAAGGCCTGAATTTGAGCATTTCCTTAACGCCGGTGGTTAAACAGCAACTCTTGGGTGAAGCTAAATTTATGCGTGCCTATTTTCACTTTTACCTAGCTAATCTGTTCGGGGATGTGCCTCTGGTATTGGGTACGGATTATACTGTCAACCGTTTAATTTCCCGGACGGCTCGGGCCAAGGTATATGAGCAGGTGGTGAACGATTTAAAAGAGGCACAGGACTTACTGGCTAACGATTACCCGGGGGCAAGCCTGCAGGCTACAACTACAGAACGGGTACGCCCTACCAAGTGGGCAGCTACAGCCTTGCTAGCCAGGGTTTACCTGTACATGAACAGCAATGAACTGGCAGAACAGGAAGCCTCTAAAGTGATTGCCCATACTGCTCTGTACGACATGACCGGGGTAGCGCTGGATGAAGTGTTCAAAAAGAACAGTAGGGAAACGATCTGGTCATTGCCATCGGTAAATAATGGAGTGCAGTCCAATACCTATGAAGGGCAGACTTATGTGCTTTCAGATCCTCCTTCGAGCAGCTGGACGGTATATTTGAGCAAACATGTATTGGACGACTTTGAGATTGGAGACCAGCGGAAAAGCAAATGGATGGGCAGTATACAACAGGCAGTAGGCGGGCCTGTTTATTATTTCCCTTACAAGTATAAGATCGGGCTGAAAATTGCCGATCCGCAGGAATATGCGATGGTATTGCGACTTGGGGAACAGTACCTGATTAGGGCAGAGGCCAGAGCCAGACAAGGGAAGATCCTTGGAGCTAACAGTGCCGAAAGCGACCTGAACCTGATTCGCCAGCGGGCAGGGCTTGCCGGCACTACTGCATCCAACCAAACAGAAATGCTGGATGCGATCTTAAGAGAACGGCGGTCCGAGCTTTTTACCGAAAGCTGCCACCGCTGGTTTGACCTGCAGCGCTTTGGAAAGATTGACGAAGTGATGAGTGTGGTCTGCCCTGAAAAGGGGGGCGTTTGGGCACCATACAAAGCCCTGATGCCAATAGCACAAGCAGAGATCAATTTAAACCCAAGTTTAAAAGGCCACCAAAATCCTGGGTACTGAAAGTGATACGCTAGAATAATTACCGGTTTATTCTCCCCTCCTTAAAATAAGGATGGGATTAAGGGGAGGTGAAATATGCTATGTTTCATTTACCCCCTCCTGACCTCCCCCTTGAAAAAAGGGGGAGAGTTGGGTAGCCTTTGCAAAAAAAGTTCTCTAACATCTTGTCTCCCCCGTCATTTCGAGTGAGCGCAGCGACGAGAAATCTCTTGAACTGTACATGAACAAGAGACTTCTCAATCGTGCCTCATTTCGAAATGACGATGAGGAGAAAAACAACCATAAACAATTATTAAATAAAATCAACACATAAATAAACTGAATTACAATGAAAAAATCACTATTAACCCTAACGCTGCTATCCTTAGCTCTGTTAACACAAGCCCAGGGGGTCAAATTTGAAAACAACCTATCCTGGCAGCAAATAAAAGAAAAAGCCAGGTCAGAAAACAAGTTCATCTTCCTGGATGTCTTCACCACTTGGTGTGGCCCTTGTAAAGCCATGGAGAAAGACATTTACCCCGATCAGAAAGTTGGCGAAGCCCTAAACAAAGACTTCATCTGTGTAAAAGTACAAATGGACCAGACCCCGAAAGACGAGGAAGCGGTTAAAAAATGGTATGCCGATGCGAAGCTGATTGACCAGAAGTACAAGATAACGGCTTATCCGAGTTTTCTGTTCTTCTCGTTGGAGGGGGAACTGGTACACCGGGGATTGGGCGGCAAAAACATAGCCGATTTTTTGGCCATGGCCAAAGATGCTCTACGGCCTGAAACGCAATTGTATCGGCAGCTGGAAGCCTATAAAAATGGTAAAAGAGACTATGCTGTACTGCCAAAGCTATCTGCCTTTGTTAAGGATATGCTAGCGGACAAGGAAATGGCAAAGACCATAGCAAAAGACTATAAAACAAATTATCTGGACCATTTGAATGAATCGCAATTGCTTACAAAAGAAAATTTTTCGTTTATCCAGGTTAATTATGAGTTACTGAAATCATCGGATCTTTTTTTTAAACTATTTACTTCGCAGCCTAAAAAAGTTGACAGCATGATGTATCCAGGTATGTCGAAATCGTTTGTTGATTGGGCTATTATTAAAGAGGAACTGGATGATAAACTCTGGAAAGATACTGTGGTTTTGACAAAAACACCCGACTGGAATAAATTGGTTCAGAATATCAGTAAGAAATATGGGGCTGAGCT
This is a stretch of genomic DNA from Candidatus Pedobacter colombiensis. It encodes these proteins:
- a CDS encoding RNA polymerase sigma-70 factor, with translation MGKAIHRLINEAELFAGVAMGDEHCFEVIYNHYAQRLFPFVDKKVRSRSLTEEIIQDIFVQLWINRHLLENVQYPTTYLFNIAANKTLAYLRKISNNQKLVDKMASAFPDYTNETEEQLIVEESARVIELAVSQLPEQRRLIWELSRNEGLSHKQIAERLGISSSTVNNQLGHAMQHVREVLDKRANLLTLSIIILLSDSKL
- a CDS encoding DUF4974 domain-containing protein gives rise to the protein MAENPSHIEILYRRFSNAEASEEEVREMFRLIARRQDDPELISLLEAELEMSNLEDDEPERRALVLRKIKKVIAVIDGKPGRPVGKRNFKWPLIIAAASVVGVLSIGLYFYTSQWRSNVQITEIADQAGIRPGKQGATLILANGKKITLADAQNGELAKEAGVVISKTADGQVVYEILKQVQDDANKMNTLTTAKGETYQLRLPDGSLVWLNAASSLTYPASLNEGGLRKVTLEGEAYFEIAKDKAHPFVVESRKQRVTVLGTHFNVNAYADEPVIKTTLLEGSVRVSEGTATQLLVPGCEAVNAADGKIVLNRVDTELAVAWKDNNFVFANERIETVMKMLERWYDVQVVYQGEMPQEKFRGAVSRFDNIAKVLNILQSTGSVRFKIEGKKIYVSK
- a CDS encoding restriction endonuclease, producing MNYNLSVLNDKEFEELCKDLLEIELGVRLQNFKKGKDKGIDLRFSAIKNNEIVIQAKHYTNSKFSDLKHKLIHVEKPNMAKLDPKPERYIIATSLGLNPSETDTLLKELSPLVKNSNDIYGADQIASLLSQNKSIEEKFYKLWITSTSVLQRILHNGIKGRSEFYQEKIIQKVGLYVHTSNFEEAVDKLKENNFLIISGDPGVGKTTIAYLLICNLLAKGFELIHVDDTLKDAGELISPDPEKKQIIFFDDFLGSNIYELTNPKNTESVVVNFIERIKALKNKYLILTTRTTILNQANYAYDKFRRQKLSSISKYELKIDDYNLLNKAQILYNHLFQSNITEELYSVMMKDKSYLKIIEHKNYAPRLIEFITQSHNFKNSSIKNLHDFIFHNLDNPEEIWKDAYEKQLNDVDRFVLTTLLSLGGYNIDMPTLETAFDQRYKFEIDHHGFKLEHDAFNGAIKKLMDGLIKSTIDSDTGINSFSFINPSVGDFLLNYIKANHKEKWRIFCGIKYTKQLTTFFNPKKKDGIILTIQEKHKYYSEFVKNATQLIPKPHEKLCNDLGYIYVTYFKDQVTENIVLECLREILLEDSAHNQFLELSTLIEYCIILPNCKGFILKSWHSYINLLYSGVRDTDDFKKVLLIFKLYDQILEDYIRVEENKAVVEESISFCFEEIKKEIDFSSKTQEILEHYHDGFPGSAETIISDRFWDDYISFIDECGLSDFYDSFSNDLDIDEAGILQEIVSNHDYYDDDDDHFHSLRETGRGDDFQAAIEDLFDR
- a CDS encoding helix-turn-helix transcriptional regulator, encoding MKESLLTPIEQYIVDFVTKLRMDNGLNQADIGFVIGVGQSFVANIENPNKRAKYNVNHINKLADHFGLSPKDFMPEKALR
- a CDS encoding GNAT family N-acetyltransferase, whose translation is MLKPIAFENDHLLIHPFRSEDLQKYDQLVADIYTILSDDRTLKYLPAKRINNLKEAETFLQTMILGSHSGRNHIHFIHDKKLDKVIGLIDIISPEMAREFYNIKAYPYFIEFYLSSSATGCYIMTEILPAVVDAILNQGIESIGAVVNRKNIAAKRVLEKANFTYKARFDALQDLYETA
- a CDS encoding RagB/SusD family nutrient uptake outer membrane protein; this translates as MMNNLNNNRRPYLIALLCMLLSSGMLCSCKKLLSIDPPINSVTQTNVYSTDDTAIGVLTNLYVQIGDPFRNAVMPIYMGLSADELQLYVNNDDSRNRHFQNNLQAMNPGRTYDFWTDEYKMIFVCNQAIEGLNLSISLTPVVKQQLLGEAKFMRAYFHFYLANLFGDVPLVLGTDYTVNRLISRTARAKVYEQVVNDLKEAQDLLANDYPGASLQATTTERVRPTKWAATALLARVYLYMNSNELAEQEASKVIAHTALYDMTGVALDEVFKKNSRETIWSLPSVNNGVQSNTYEGQTYVLSDPPSSSWTVYLSKHVLDDFEIGDQRKSKWMGSIQQAVGGPVYYFPYKYKIGLKIADPQEYAMVLRLGEQYLIRAEARARQGKILGANSAESDLNLIRQRAGLAGTTASNQTEMLDAILRERRSELFTESCHRWFDLQRFGKIDEVMSVVCPEKGGVWAPYKALMPIAQAEINLNPSLKGHQNPGY
- a CDS encoding SusC/RagA family TonB-linked outer membrane protein; amino-acid sequence: MYKKYSIKRGVPERCIHKILLIMRLTTVILIASLMQVSAAGLAQKVTLSKSNAELELVLKELRRQTGFNFVYTDLQISKSKPVNINVKEVPLELVLDEVFKDQPLVFAIDSKTVIIKEKKKSYLETVIARFQAIDVRGRVVDTLGNGLAGANVRVKNGKGAVVTSANGDFYLPKVDEGAVLVISYLGYLTREVAVNKDFNNIVLNQSSSALDVVEIQAYTSTTKRLSLANIATVKAEDIVKSPVQNVLLAIQGRVPGIVITQQNGYAGSGVKVQIQGQNSIDNGNDPLYVIDGVPYFSDLSNGDIGNQLIGGAKPLNFIDPLSIESIDILKDAAATSIYGSRAANGAILITTKKGKAGASKIDLNLQQGIGQVSRKADLLNTQQYLAMRKEAFKNDGLPVPNSSTIPDPSNYDLTVYDQDRYTDWQKVLVGGTAHYTSLNGNISGGSGNTTFLLGGTYKRQTAVIPDDFADQNGSLLLNLGNTSANQRFRINFSAGYQLDDNNIINRNLMNDALHLVPNAPALYTADGKLNWEPIQSGINTISTWFNPLRYLNSKFVSKTSGLNSNLSLGYELMEGLTLKTVFGYTRLNSENKLLNYQEVTPPEYRNVYSRSSIFSYNSNQSYSISPQLSYKGQVGKGLLSLLIAAELQGNKTFGQQLTGYGYSSDLILENISAAPFKFASTTAASQYRYNALFGVAGYNWQDQYLAELSIRRDGSSRFGAENQFHNFGNLAIGWVFSKAEFLKNSLSWLSFGKLRASYGTTGNDGIGNYRFLSAYESVSAAVPYQGIVSSYPSRISNPYLQWEETRKLNVGLDLGFAKDRVLINVNFYRNRSSNQLLSYALPATAGFGGVDLNFPAVVQNSGIELELNTVNIQSRAFTWSSSFNLSIPRNKLIAFPDLETSSYANQLVVGQRLSVKSGLYVPYEGVDPATGLYRFRKADGSLSSGNLSYPEDYTGVANLDPRFYGGLSNTLRYKGWSLYFLLSFNKQTKIGGTTGGFLSPGFSGGDGQGNQWVDALNNPWRARGDQAETRKYGTAPFPDDYVLLGVSSKFVQDASFIRLRNVSLSCQFPKPWMDKLRIQQARIFMQGQNLLTITRYKGLDPETGDSALPPLRLMTMGVQLTF